The sequence GGTGAATTAGCGGGCAGTAGGCAGTAGGCAGTAGGCAGCAGGCAGTAGGCAGAGACGACAAGGCCGCACCTACGGTGCAGCCGTTAAACGGTCCGGGCGTTCCTCATTCATCACTCATCATTCATCGTTTTCCGAAATGCGTATCGTCATCACAGGCCCCGACAGCCGACCCGTGCGGCCGCGCGAGCCCAACCTGTTCGCCGAGGCCCTGGCCGAGGGCCAGGTGATCGGCCGCTTGTGGTGTCATCATGCCGAGGGGCGCGTGAGCGTCGAGTATGCCTACGTCGAAGAAGCGTATCGGCGCCGCCGCGTCGGCCATGCCCTGATGTACGAGCTGGAACGGCGCTACCCGGGGCTGACGACTTCCGAGGCGCAAGGGATCGGCTGTTCGTCGATCCCGAGTTGGTTCTTTCTCCGCGCGCGGATCATGGCCGAAGGGCCGTACGCCGGCCGGCCCGACCTGGGGGAATACGTGTCGGACGTGCTGGAAAATGCTGACGCCGCGCAGGAGGCGCCGCCATGCTGAGCCGGCTGCTCGATTGGCTGGGCGTCCGCTACGACTGCGTGAGCGACGCGGCCGGCACTCCCTACTTCCACCGCTGGACACTCTTTGGTAATCGGTGGTGTTCGATACTCTTTCATAAGCTCACGGCCGGCGACGAAGGGCTCGAGGGAAATTACCACGATCATCCGTGGTGGTTCCTGTCGCTCAAGCTGTGGAACGGCTATCGCGAAGGGATCTTGGCAGCGGACGGCACCGTGCGTTATCGCCGGCACTGGCCGGGGACGCTGCACTTCCTGCCG is a genomic window of Pirellulales bacterium containing:
- a CDS encoding GNAT family N-acetyltransferase; its protein translation is MRIVITGPDSRPVRPREPNLFAEALAEGQVIGRLWCHHAEGRVSVEYAYVEEAYRRRRVGHALMYELERRYPGLTTSEAQGIGCSSIPSWFFLRARIMAEGPYAGRPDLGEYVSDVLENADAAQEAPPC